The sequence GGCAATCGTTTTGGTATGAAAAGTTTCTAATGGGAAGGTTTCAATAAGTGTTGGCAAATATTCCTTACCATAATGAACTAAGGTTTTTGTTTTATTTTCAAAAGCAGGAACAGTAATGTGAGTAATCATAGTTGCTATTATACCATTGAAGATATTTTTAAATTATCTTCTTATTAGTTGCAGTCGGGTGTAAAATAATAAATTAGAAAATAGCATGATACAAAGGAGGTGAGTGAAATGAAAAAGCAGATAGTAATTCTAAGTTTAAGTTTGTTTGTTTTGGTTTCTTTTGGATTTGCTGCAAAAAAAGCAGAAGTTGTTGAGGTTAAGGTTCCAGTGAAAGTCAGTGTTGATGTTCAAGTGACTGGTGATATAAAGGTAACCGAGGATGCTAAAGTAACTAAAGATGTTAAGGTTATTAAGGAAGTTAAGTCCCCTAAGTTAGTTGAAGAAAAGGTTAAAAAAGTAATCGAAAAACCTGTGACAGTTGTTGTCCCAGAGGTAGATGCTACAAAATAACTAAATTGTCTAAATAGGATACAGTTGTATCCTATTTAGACAGAATAAATATTCCGCAAATTGTTAATAATTAAGTGCTAATATAAATTGCAAGAAGCTGATTGCTGAAGAGTAGAATCAATATCCATGTCAAATAGTGTTGAAATATTTTTTGCAGTATAGACTATACTGCGTGGCCCATCTGCAACAATTTTGCCGTTTTTTATAAGAATCACTCTGCTAAATTCCTGTAGAATATCGCTTAGTTGATGAGTTACCATAATGAGCCCTTGTTTTTTGATTATTAAATTTTGAATGCTAGCCTTTACTATGGATTGCGCTTTGATATCAAGTGAATTAGTTGGCTCATCCAAGATAAGCATTTGTGGATTGTGTACAAGCGCTCTGGCGATCAGAAATCGTTTTGCTTCTCCCGAGGACATATTGTTAATTGTTTGTTCTAGAAGATGGCTAATTTCGAGAACTTTACTAATTTCTTTTGCTTTTTGTAGTTGTGTCTTACTAAAGTTATGATTGAAGACGCCAATACTTCCATCAAATCCAGACAAAATGATATTTAGCCCAGAGGCTTTACGTTGATAATTGGCTTGCAGTTCATTAGATACTAGTCCAATTTTATGACGTAATTCGGAAAGCACCCAATGGGTTTCTCCTAATAATTTAATTGGGTTATTCGCGTGATAGAGTGGTCTGATGTCTCCTGTAATAAGTTTTATAAGTGTTGATTTCCCCGAACCATTGGGCCCCAGTATAGCAATTTGTTCATTTATTG is a genomic window of Candidatus Margulisiibacteriota bacterium containing:
- a CDS encoding ATP-binding cassette domain-containing protein, with product MKKITDILLELNNASVQRDSKLILNRINLKIAINEQIAILGPNGSGKSTLIKLITGDIRPLYHANNPIKLLGETHWVLSELRHKIGLVSNELQANYQRKASGLNIILSGFDGSIGVFNHNFSKTQLQKAKEISKVLEISHLLEQTINNMSSGEAKRFLIARALVHNPQMLILDEPTNSLDIKAQSIVKASIQNLIIKKQGLIMVTHQLSDILQEFSRVILIKNGKIVADGPRSIVYTAKNISTLFDMDIDSTLQQSASCNLY